Genomic DNA from Triticum dicoccoides isolate Atlit2015 ecotype Zavitan chromosome 4B, WEW_v2.0, whole genome shotgun sequence:
cctggtttatttgttgtagcaatccgaaggaaggtgattcccaaaattgggattcgatccgcgcacccattgcctagtcggctagtgacgccgaagtgtccggagtaggttgacgaagagatggcgaagcccccggtccagccgagatgtcgaagtaggtcggcgtgatggacaccagcttgaagaagcaatagcgcggccctgccgatgcaggtcgtgacgtggtcgatgccggcttgatgaagcgaccgtgcggcgatgccggtatgcctgctccgtgtaatccgtggggcggcgatgttggtgatgatttatccttcgcgatgccggactctcgttcggcttgccgagatgatgatctgaagaaattgagctcggctcaacaaagcgacgacgtgtctaacgcaggtcggccgccgtggagtgatgttgtcgggctggtttgacaccggcgcgacggtgaagttcgtattgcaagaatacttttaatactactaggATGTGttggagaataaaacacaacaccccatacgaaaactttcttcaaaaaggatgttcgagatcccgttcataaagaagatgaattcgggtcggattcgttctcgcgtagaaagtagatccaaaaagtgacgcactaatcggaagtttcccggagtttggacggtcggatcgagctgaatttttggcaggtggtagatatggtaattccgcagcaaatcaacggctggatcttccaaaggacatccgagctagatgccggacaccacgccctaaactcgtccggattctcgtccagattcaacagggctccgatatatcggagattgccggagattcctccatcggaactcgacgaaatttttgcagggttgttgtagacttagttccgcataattccaccgaagtaatcgtttaggcgacactcggggaggcggtggcagcggatacaagttcgctgtccagaaaaacagcacggtcgcctgagggcaatgttggcgttgagcccctgagctccattgatgactcctccatgatcttgatagagatcggagttggtgttgatgaaggccttcatccgaacatgacgattggaGGTAGGCCGcattcctcggtcaagccaaggtgaccagtcgagctggtgacgaagaagccgacgtcgcagttgacctgcagtcgagccattgatcctttcgtcgatcacacagcggaactctcaatgaaagcaccaatgtcggtgtcaaaactggcggatttcgggtagggggtcccaagcagtgcgtcttaggatcaatggtaacaggaggcaagggacatgatgttttacccagtttcgggccctctcgatggaggtaaaaccctacgtcctgcttgattaatattgatgacatgggtagtacaagagtagatctaccacgagatcgtagaggctaaaccctaaaagctagcctacggtatgattgttgttgtatatctatcgactagcctggcctcgatttatataatgcaccagaggcctaggataacaagagtcctagccgaatacgccggtgggggaggagtccttgtcttgatcgccaagtcttgtggaatcttccttgtatgcggcaactgtccggactggcccacgagtatacggccatggggatcctcggctcaatccaactgatcgggagacgacgtggtgagtaccccctagtccaggacaccgtcacttacAAAATAAGAAAAAATGGGCTAAGCCTAGGACGGAGGGGTGTGACAGGCGGGCGGATCGCATGTATACGTCTACATACAACTCGTACGTGCTACATACGGAGGTATATATACCTTATGGTCAAATGACCATACTATCCTTATACgatttggggggggggaggggtgtaCCAAAGCGAAAATGCTACCCACATGAGGTTTTACAGGGGATTACAGGCTCCTTCCTGCCAATTAAACTTGCCCCTCTGAATTTTAGGTGGGTGGGGCCCAATCCTCCCACTTAATCCAATGACAGTTTGACACCTTAAGTCCACCCCATAATATGCCCGTAAAGGTCcgtagatgtagcattgctcaaattttACATCATCATCTGTTATTTGATGGAGCACCATTTTTATGCCTTGGTGATGTGAAAATCATCAGTTACTTTTACATCCCGTGACCTCTCAGCTAGGGTTTCCCTGCCTCTCGCCGGCACCACGCTGGTCTGCCATATCTCCTATGGTCCTTGGATCATCAAAGCGCGGCTGATCCCGTCCCTTGCtggtgggagggctccgttttaggtgttttgttagggtttgctcAGGAAGACGAGGTGGAGGCGGCTTCTTGAAGATAGAATAAGGTCCTCCCAGCCTAGCCTCCATCGGAGATGTttctagcatcgtcggagggcgtGCAGAGGTGTCTGTCTTTGGCAGATCTCGTGTGATCTGATCGGCATTTGTCTTCGGTGGATTCAGTCTTCGTTGGTCTACGCTTATATGTCTGCAGGTTGGATCCTTCCTATCTAGGCTTCTCTTCATCggtggcggttgctgttctggtggacTGCCTACTACAACAATGTTTCCTGACGGAGGGACGATGACGacggcgcgccttcggcttgctCCAGTGCTTGTTGTCGTCTCTAGGTAGTCTACAAATCTGAATgtaattttttttttgcgggtgaaaatgTAATTCttacttctggtgttctttgtactaccttgatATTTGATGAATATTTCGGAAGTTTTCTCGGAAAAAAATAAATCTACATCATCATCTACTTCCGGGCAAAGGACTGCGGACACAAACGGGCCATGACTATTTTTTGTTTGCCTCTTGGCGTCCAAGAAAGAAGCGAGCTTTGTTTGGTTTGACTTGGATTCTTTAAACCCCGCCGCTGTTTGGCGCGCCGAGCCGCCCACGTTATTGACCCACTTAGACCTCCGAGCTAAGACGTCTTCGCGCAGTGCGCCCGAAACCACCCGTTTCCCTTTAGTTGCCGTGGCACATAGTTTTCTCCTTGAATTCAATCCAACCATCcgttccgtttcgaaaaaaaaaatccaACCATCCGCCACCTCCATGCCTGTTCAGTGCTCCGGATGTATATTAGATCATCGATGAGCTAAGCGGACCAACACAACATGGCCACGCCGTCCGTTTCTGGCTCATCAGGAGCTCCAAAGGTCGCGCAAGTCGACCTATATAAGCGCCTCCGCTCCAGCTTGGGATCAAATCACGACCAACACGCACCGGATCTTGACCGATCAAACCATTCAGTGCTCGCGCTCACTCACGCATCATAGCCAAATTAAgcgggaaggaaggaagggagggAGGAAGCCATGTCTGCCGCGGAGGGAGCCGTCGTCTTCAGCGAGGAGAAGGAGGCGCTGGTGCTCAAGTCATGGGCCATCATGAAGAAGGATTCCGCCAACCTCGGGCTCCGCTTCTTCCTCAAGTACGTATACGTACCGTACCATTTCTTATATGTAGAAGCACAATGAAGCCCCGATGCATCTCCTTGACATGCATGCTGCGTGCCCGTGCCTCCAGGATCTTTGAGATCGCGCCGTCCGCGAGGCAGATGTTCCCGTTCCTGCGCGACTCCGACGTGCCGCTGGAAACCAACCCCAAGCTCAAGACCCACGCCGTGTCCGTCTTCGTCATGGTAATACACCATGCATCTCCCAACGATCTACTATATATTACTCCATGACTGAccaatgtgtatgtgtatgtgcaTCCATGTGTTGCGATGAATCGCGCAGACGTGTGAGGCGGCAGCCCAGCTGCGGAAAGCCGGGAAGATCACCGTGAGGGAGACCACCCTGAAGAGGCTGGGCGGGACGCACTTGAAATACGGCGTGGCAGATGGCCACTTTGAGGTCCGTTCACTTGCCCCATTAGCCTCGTGAATTGTTATAGCATGACATGGGGTCCGTGTTTGATTTTGCATTGCATTTCAAGTCGCCCGCTCacacgcttcttcttgttcttgtcacaGGTGACGCGGTTCGCTCTGCTCGAGACGATCAAGGAGGCGCTTCCGGCGGACATGTGGGGGCCCGAGATGAGGAACGCGTGGGGCGAAGCCTACGACCAACTGGTCGCGGCCATCAAGCAAGAGATGAAGCCCTCTGAATAGCTCATCCATTGTACTCATATGCCACACCACTTCCGTCTATTATCCCTCCAACTTTTGTTGCCTGGCCGGTTCACTCATGTCACCATATTGTATTTGTATTGTGTGTTTATGTGTACTGACGCCTATGTAAAATGAGCATTCAATAAATGAACAAATTGTGGGTGAGATTCACCCCGTTCTTCAGAGTTTTTTTTTAGAAATAGTACTTCAGAGTGTTTTTGTTTGTTTGAGGAACTCTACATTTTCTTTGAGAAATCTTGAGGAACTCGACTTTAGATGTTAGTCTTTTTTTTGGAGGGCTCTTTTAGAGGTTAGTCTAACTACCATGTCAAAATTCCGGAATGCAGCTCCTTTCACGGCCCGCTGAGTAGAACCAGCTGGGCAATACAGCCCACGTCGAGCCCGAGTAAATTGCATAAAACCACCATTTTGAGGGCTAGCTTTGCGAAAAACACTAGGATACAAATTCGCTGTAGAAAGCACCACATCTTGCgtaattcttttgcaaaaaccactgATTGGCGGATTTGGCTATGTTAAGTGAGTTTATGACAGGCGGGGCCTGTTTTTTGCCTACGTGGCGGAACTTTTTGTACCAGATGGGTTTTAATCTAAAATTACAAACTAGACCCTAGAATTTTACATAGACACCCCTAAATCAAAAATAAAAAACGCAATTAGCCCCCGCTTCTCGTTCTGCAGCAGATTGGTGACGCGTGCAGAACGTCGTCTTCGGCATCAGCCTCGATCTGCGGTCGTTGGAGTGTCGAGGAACGGCAGGCTGCCCCTGCTGCTCCGGCCATCGTCCTCCCGCTGTAGCCCCACGCGCTCACCACACCGAGCTGGTCGGGGCATTCCCGCCGGATCCGCTGCAGGGCGGGGACAGTGAAGGACGATGTGCCCCGATCCGGTTGGGGGCACGACAACGGCGGCCGGGGGAGGCAGGGGCGGGGGATCCTCGCCGGCTCTGACGATGGCGCATGGTGGAAGACTGCTCCAGGCagcagggggaggggggagggggaggaacCGGCAGAAGGTGCGGCTGCCAGCCGAGGCGCACGGCCATGGAGTCCCCTACGTCCGTGGCGAGGCGGAGCAGGTAGGGCCCTCTGAATAACACGCGGAGGTGGATGGCGCCGGCGCCGGTGCCGCCGGGAGCGGGGACCACGGATTCCAGATGCACGTCGGAGAGGAGGGCGAGGACGAGGAAGGGGGCGGCGAGGGAGCGTGGGAAGGACGGCGACACATGCGGCTGCGGGGACTTTGCCGCGGGCGGCAGGACGGGCAGCGGTGGGATGGTTGCTAGGGGAGGACGGGCCTCTGCCTCGTCTGGGGTCGGGACGGGTGGTGGCTGGGGTCGGGAGGAGCGACGGTGGTCGGGGTCGGGAGGGGCGACAGCGGTTGGGATCGGGATGGGCCTGGGAAGCAGGGAGAGGAATCTGGGGGGGCTTTTTCGCATTAAGCCTAAACTGTTTTGCCACGTAAGCAtaaaacgggacccacctgtcataaactCACTTAACGCGGCCCGATCCGCCgatcagtggtttttgcaaaagaattacGCAAGACGTGGTGCTTTCTGCAGCGAATCTGTATCCTAGTGTTTTTCGCAAAGCTAGccctcaaagtggtggttttatgcAATTTACTTCGTCGAGCCCAGATATGGGTCCAGCTGAGGGGTGAGGGCAATCGGCTATACAGCCCACCTCTGCCACTGGAAATGTAGCACAAGTTTACGACCCATTTCCTCAGAAAATTACAAATGTGCCCATACAGAAATTATTTTACCAAAAAAACCTGACTTCGGATCCACTTGGTTACTCAGTCAATTTCCCGCCAATAATAATCTACATGCGTAACTAGCCGTGCATAGCTGCAACTAACAGAAATCGGGCGAAAAGAAAGGACCTCCGAGGCAGATAATCCATGTATCAGCCTAGGCTCATTTGCACCTGATGATTAGTAAATTCAAAAGAATAGTAgacaattcaaaaaaaaatcaagacTTTTTGACATTGAAGATGCTCTGGTGCACTAGGGGCGTGTTTTGTTTCTTGTATCACACCTGGCTCGCACCCACCATGTAAATACTGGATGTTTGGTACCCTGCATGCCTAAGTGGACCAGGCCTGACGGATGCAGAAAATGGCTCGCAGCCAGGCTGAGCGAAAATGCAGGTTTCTCGCGTAGCACGCGTGTAGGCTCGGGTGTTTGGCTtttcttcgcccccccccccctcaatcTCTTCGCTGTATAGACCAAGCGCCGCCGCCGGCTCCCCACATCAACGCCGCCCCTGCCCTCCTCCGAGGCCGACCGCGCCCGTCCGCCGCCTATCCGAGGCCGCCACCGGCTCCCCACatcaacgccgccgccgccctcctccacatCCTCCAACATCGACCGCGCCCGTCCGCCGCCTGTCC
This window encodes:
- the LOC119293797 gene encoding non-symbiotic hemoglobin, with translation MSAAEGAVVFSEEKEALVLKSWAIMKKDSANLGLRFFLKIFEIAPSARQMFPFLRDSDVPLETNPKLKTHAVSVFVMTCEAAAQLRKAGKITVRETTLKRLGGTHLKYGVADGHFEVTRFALLETIKEALPADMWGPEMRNAWGEAYDQLVAAIKQEMKPSE